TATATTGACTGATTGGAATATATTCAACCTCTGAGCCCCAGCTATTGGTCTTATGTGGGATTTGCAGATCTTCAATTTTAGTTTCAAGAGTCTTTTCAATAAAACTTGAAGTAACACGATCAGCAATCTCAGCAAGTTGAGTATTTAGTTTTCCAGCGATTTGATTCTCAGCATTTTTGATTAATCTGTTTTGGAGATTGGCAATTACTTGCTCTTTGATTGCCTCATCTAGTGATTCATCTTCATTTAACCAATCAAGTTCCAACTCGATTTTTACATTTGCCATTATTTATCCCCCTCTGTTTCTACAGTTTTTATATTTAAATCCTCATCCTTCACCCTGGCTACAATCAACTGACCAGCCGGCGCAGTGAAGTTCAAAATGGATTCCCCGTTATCAACAAACGTTGGTGCTATAACTTCAGACAGCTTGCTCAGCACCTCAATTAGTTCTAAGCCCGCTTTAATCTTCTCAGCAGTGGAAAGTTTACTGTAAGGCTTGCCGTCCATCTCAATCTCGAATGTCGCTCTCTCCTCTCCGTTCTTAAGAGTTTCATAGAGCTTGACCGAGATGGTTGTGAACAAATCATCCACCTTGCTGACCATCAGTTCCGATCGTTTGGATTTGAACTCTTTGATCGCATCCACAATTGCCTTTGAAGTAACCAATTCTTTTCTAATCGATTCTTTCTTCTCCACGGCCACGTTGCGATCCGCATCAAGATTTTTAAATTGTTCGGAAGCTTTTACTGCCATCTGCAGTTCCATGAGTTTATCTTCAATTTCAAGGAGCTCATCACGGTTGATTTCTTTTACCTCTGGCATTTCAGATAAAGTTTTCTTTAGTTCGTTCACCTTTTGAACCAACTCTTTGCCCTTTTGTACTTCTTTGTTGAATCGACTTTGCCTGTTTTCTTTCACTTTCAAAATCGATTCTTCATCCAATGCTTGTCCGCAGGTAGTGCATTCCTCTTTTACCTGCTCATCTTTGATGTTCTGGACCACTTGCTTTTGGTTTGCAATCTGAGTGGATAAGTTATCAACTTGTCCTTCCAATCGATTGCGATAAATAATCGCCTTCTGTCGAACAGCATTATCTTCATCAATGGCAATACGTTTCTTGTACAAAGATTCGATTTCCTTTTTGGCCGTCTCAACATCGAATGAATCATCTTTATCCTTTTTCGCTTGTTCCTCTAATGTAAGGACACGTTCCGATGCTCTTTCATACGCAGTCTTTGCGGTCTTTGTTTTTTCACGATGCATACTCTCCAGGTCATCCAGTGAATACTTTTTCAACTGTCCCTCAAGTCTTTCTCGGTCTACTT
The nucleotide sequence above comes from Bacillus sp. KH172YL63. Encoded proteins:
- a CDS encoding AAA family ATPase; its protein translation is MQIAFKTLALENFKNHKSLSVKFGEVTNIQGRNGAGKSSIGDAISWVLFGTDISGSKLDPRPIDSEEGTESKVELLVCISGKDVLFGRTQKKTAKYFLNEVPKKATEFNEYLESQFDKNRFLSLLNPAFFFTQHWQDQRAQLLQYVSEPLNKEVLATLSKVDRERLEGQLKKYSLDDLESMHREKTKTAKTAYERASERVLTLEEQAKKDKDDSFDVETAKKEIESLYKKRIAIDEDNAVRQKAIIYRNRLEGQVDNLSTQIANQKQVVQNIKDEQVKEECTTCGQALDEESILKVKENRQSRFNKEVQKGKELVQKVNELKKTLSEMPEVKEINRDELLEIEDKLMELQMAVKASEQFKNLDADRNVAVEKKESIRKELVTSKAIVDAIKEFKSKRSELMVSKVDDLFTTISVKLYETLKNGEERATFEIEMDGKPYSKLSTAEKIKAGLELIEVLSKLSEVIAPTFVDNGESILNFTAPAGQLIVARVKDEDLNIKTVETEGDK